The segment CAAATATGCGTAGAGCCACCAATATGTACCGCCGAAGCCTTGCCATACACATAGCCATCGCGTACGCCGCTCACGTGGTTGGCATTGATTTCCAAGCCTACGCAATATTGCTTTTCAGGATTCAGGCAGCACATAGCCCCGACACTGCCAAGTGTTTCGGCCAACACCACCGACGCGCCACCATGCAACAAGCCCATCGGCTGATGTGTGCGATGATCAACTGGCATTTTGGCGCAAAGATGGTGCGTGCCAATTTCCGTAAATTC is part of the Flexibacter flexilis DSM 6793 genome and harbors:
- a CDS encoding hotdog fold thioesterase, with amino-acid sequence MINPNITIEQLNAMSKGNMGEHLGLEFTEIGTHHLCAKMPVDHRTHQPMGLLHGGASVVLAETLGSVGAMCCLNPEKQYCVGLEINANHVSGVRDGYVYGKASAVHIGGSTHIWEIRITTETGKLVCISRITMAILNHKK